A section of the Brevinematales bacterium genome encodes:
- a CDS encoding AAA family ATPase: MKVIGVYNSKGGVGKTTSCVNLSYLASVGGKKVLVWDIDPQGAATYYLNVRAGFKGGAKKMINRKGNIADYVKPTEYDFIDILPADISERHIDIILYGMKHSKKKVRSFLKEFEEYYDYVFIDSPPGFSLLSENLFIAADFLLIPLIPTPLSIRAYEQITQYFDDNSLDRTHILPFFSMADARKKIHRDFIKQYVSKNPVFLKSVIPYSSEVEQMGIRRAPLPVFSHKSKPAQSTVKLWGEILSRIG, encoded by the coding sequence ATGAAAGTGATCGGGGTATATAATTCTAAGGGCGGAGTGGGCAAGACCACGTCATGCGTCAACCTGTCGTATCTCGCGTCGGTCGGCGGAAAGAAGGTGCTGGTGTGGGATATCGATCCGCAGGGCGCGGCGACCTATTACCTGAATGTCCGCGCCGGGTTCAAAGGCGGGGCTAAGAAGATGATTAACCGTAAGGGCAATATCGCGGATTATGTCAAACCCACCGAGTACGACTTCATAGATATTCTCCCCGCCGATATATCCGAACGCCATATCGATATTATTCTCTATGGGATGAAGCATTCCAAGAAGAAGGTGCGGAGTTTCCTGAAGGAGTTCGAGGAATATTACGATTACGTATTTATCGATTCCCCGCCGGGCTTCTCGCTCCTGTCGGAAAATCTTTTTATCGCGGCGGATTTCCTTCTGATACCGCTCATCCCCACACCGTTATCGATCCGCGCCTACGAGCAGATCACCCAATACTTCGACGATAATTCGCTCGACCGGACGCACATCCTGCCGTTTTTTTCGATGGCGGACGCGCGTAAAAAAATCCACAGGGATTTCATCAAACAGTATGTTTCCAAGAACCCGGTATTCCTAAAATCGGTGATCCCGTATTCCTCGGAAGTCGAGCAGATGGGCATCCGGCGCGCGCCGCTCCCGGTATTCTCGCATAAGTCGAAGCCCGCCCAGAGTACGGTTAAACTGTGGGGGGAGATTCTGTCGCGGATCGGGTAA
- a CDS encoding DUF554 domain-containing protein, translated as MLPLGTLVNMGAVLIGGTIGLLLHKGFPDRIRGMIFNAMGLFTLVIGFMMAVKMREPIAVIVSVILGGLIGEVLRLEDRSVQAGDFLKKKIKAKDEKFTEGLVTAFMIFCVGSMTIVGAIDEGVRNEHTLLYTKAIMDGILSVTLAASFGAGVLFSVIPMLIYQYGITLLAVLFRGLFNDEMIAQMTGVGGVLILGVAVNLLELKKIRVINFLPALIIIAIITVGLRLIFPK; from the coding sequence ATGCTGCCGTTGGGTACACTGGTAAATATGGGGGCGGTCTTAATCGGCGGGACTATCGGCCTGCTCCTTCATAAGGGATTTCCCGACCGCATCCGTGGGATGATCTTCAACGCGATGGGGCTTTTCACGCTGGTTATCGGGTTTATGATGGCTGTCAAGATGCGCGAGCCGATCGCGGTCATAGTCAGCGTCATCCTCGGCGGATTGATCGGCGAAGTCCTGCGCCTGGAGGATCGTTCCGTGCAGGCCGGGGATTTCCTGAAGAAGAAGATCAAAGCGAAGGACGAGAAGTTTACCGAGGGGCTGGTAACGGCGTTTATGATATTCTGCGTGGGCTCGATGACGATTGTCGGGGCTATCGACGAGGGGGTGCGTAACGAGCATACCCTGCTGTACACGAAGGCTATTATGGACGGGATACTGTCGGTCACGCTCGCGGCCAGTTTCGGCGCGGGGGTGCTGTTTTCCGTTATCCCGATGCTGATCTACCAGTACGGGATCACCCTCCTCGCGGTACTGTTCAGGGGGTTATTTAACGACGAGATGATCGCGCAGATGACCGGGGTCGGGGGAGTCCTGATACTCGGGGTGGCGGTCAATCTGCTCGAACTGAAAAAGATACGGGTCATCAATTTCCTGCCCGCGTTGATTATTATCGCGATCATAACGGTAGGGCTCCGGTTAATTTTTCCCAAGTAG
- the uvrB gene encoding excinuclease ABC subunit UvrB, with protein MSGFVLKSKFQPAGDQGAAIEQISENFQSGITRQTLLGVTGSGKTFTMAGVIQNLQVPALIISHNKTLAAQLFREFKDFFPDNAVEYFVSYYDYYQPEAYVPQRDLYIEKESEINDEIDRMRVSAVASLMDRRDVVVVASVSCIYGLGAPTDYRELMLHVKKGMQLDREDFLKHLVRIQYERNDFDLARAGFRVKGDVVDIHIAYAREVVRIEFFGDEIEAIKIVHYINGNVLAVLDQMVIYPAKLFLTTDDKLKRALETIEAELAGRVQELKSQGKEIEAYRLETRTVYDMEMLVEMGYCNGIENYSRHLSFRKPGEKPFVLLDYFPEDALTIIDESHVSIPQIGGMYNGDRARKQNLVDFGFRLPSALDNRPLNFPEFEGMVRRTLFVSATPAVYEMEHSEAIVEQIIRPTGLLDPEIEVRPSKGQIEDIILEARSRIAGGERILITTLTKKMAEDLTEYLTENGLKVNYLHSEIETIERVEILRDLRTGKYDVLVGINLLREGIDLPEVSLVVILDADKMGFLRSARSLIQTIGRSARHVNGKVLMYADKMTDAMTEAIGETDRRRKIQADYNEAHGITPLSIQKDIHDILERKIQQEEEKKDGRSALKEYKRKFIERKTLEEELEKLMYQYAENLDFENAAIIRDELRELRKSGEK; from the coding sequence ATGTCCGGGTTCGTACTGAAGTCCAAGTTTCAGCCCGCCGGGGATCAGGGCGCGGCAATCGAGCAGATTTCCGAGAATTTCCAAAGCGGGATAACCCGTCAGACCCTGCTCGGGGTCACCGGCAGCGGGAAAACTTTCACGATGGCGGGGGTGATCCAGAATCTCCAGGTGCCCGCGCTCATCATCTCGCATAACAAGACCCTCGCCGCTCAGCTATTCCGCGAATTCAAGGACTTTTTCCCCGATAACGCGGTCGAGTACTTTGTCTCCTATTACGATTATTACCAGCCGGAGGCGTATGTCCCCCAGCGCGACCTTTATATCGAGAAGGAATCCGAGATCAACGACGAGATCGACCGGATGCGCGTATCCGCGGTCGCGTCGCTGATGGACCGCCGGGACGTCGTGGTGGTCGCTTCGGTATCGTGTATCTACGGGTTGGGCGCTCCGACCGATTACCGCGAACTGATGCTCCATGTCAAAAAGGGGATGCAGCTCGACCGCGAGGATTTCCTGAAGCACCTCGTCCGTATCCAGTATGAGCGCAACGATTTCGACCTCGCGCGCGCGGGATTCCGCGTGAAGGGCGACGTGGTGGATATCCATATCGCGTATGCCCGTGAGGTCGTCCGAATCGAGTTCTTCGGCGACGAGATCGAGGCGATCAAGATCGTGCATTATATCAACGGGAACGTGCTCGCCGTGCTCGACCAGATGGTGATCTATCCCGCGAAGCTCTTCCTGACGACCGACGACAAGCTCAAACGCGCGCTCGAGACGATCGAGGCGGAACTTGCCGGGCGGGTACAGGAGCTCAAGTCGCAGGGCAAGGAGATCGAGGCGTACCGTCTCGAAACGCGTACCGTCTACGATATGGAGATGCTGGTCGAGATGGGGTACTGTAACGGGATCGAGAACTACTCCCGCCACCTCTCGTTCCGCAAGCCCGGCGAGAAGCCGTTCGTCCTGTTGGATTATTTCCCCGAGGACGCGCTGACGATAATTGACGAATCGCACGTGTCGATCCCGCAGATCGGGGGGATGTATAACGGCGACCGCGCGCGCAAGCAGAACCTCGTGGACTTCGGATTCCGCCTCCCGTCCGCGCTCGACAACCGCCCCCTCAACTTCCCGGAGTTCGAGGGTATGGTACGCCGGACGCTGTTCGTATCGGCGACCCCCGCTGTCTACGAGATGGAGCACAGCGAGGCGATTGTCGAACAGATCATCCGCCCGACCGGACTGCTCGACCCGGAGATCGAGGTACGCCCGTCGAAGGGGCAGATCGAAGATATTATACTCGAGGCGCGGTCGCGTATCGCGGGCGGTGAACGTATCCTGATCACCACGCTCACCAAGAAGATGGCGGAAGACCTCACCGAGTACCTGACCGAGAACGGCCTCAAGGTGAATTACCTCCATTCGGAGATCGAGACGATCGAGCGGGTGGAAATCCTGCGCGACCTGCGGACGGGGAAATACGACGTACTGGTCGGTATCAACCTGCTCCGCGAGGGGATCGACCTCCCGGAGGTGTCGCTCGTGGTTATCCTCGACGCCGATAAGATGGGATTCCTTCGTTCGGCGCGATCCCTCATCCAGACTATCGGCCGCAGCGCCCGCCATGTCAACGGAAAGGTACTGATGTACGCGGATAAAATGACCGACGCGATGACCGAGGCTATCGGGGAAACCGACCGCAGGCGGAAAATTCAGGCCGACTACAACGAGGCGCACGGCATCACGCCGTTATCGATACAGAAGGATATTCACGATATCCTCGAGCGGAAGATCCAGCAGGAAGAGGAAAAGAAGGACGGGAGATCGGCGCTCAAGGAGTATAAGCGGAAGTTTATCGAACGGAAGACCCTCGAGGAGGAACTCGAGAAGCTGATGTACCAGTACGCCGAGAATCTCGATTTCGAAAACGCCGCGATCATCAGGGATGAGCTACGGGAACTACGGAAAAGCGGGGAAAAGTAG
- a CDS encoding CapA family protein — MRRIYAAALMAVLITIIAVIIISAPGKKIPRTVSIVFVGDICFDWGVKKVIASGYDPFAHTKGLIRAADVSIFNLETPISTGGAKVEKTYNFRCPPEVLKYITNAGFDCAMLGNNHSMDYGPDALADTLKNVRKYGLLYTGAGMNLKNAALPIIIETNGIAIGILSFGYINPPELAAEVSKPGVAPIKTSLMTAEVKKLRPKVDFLIVSIHWGTEYVYYPNDSQTLTGHALIDAGADLVVGHHPHILQGIEKYKTGMIFYSMGNFMFPQTDNTNLRATMLGTVLLTEKLSTMKHPPSPVYSFIPLWRNMKTYDPEFPSITTNNQIVKLITGISKGLSAKTMKLDEAVSNDYRTYTIEWK, encoded by the coding sequence ATGCGTAGGATTTATGCCGCCGCGCTGATGGCGGTTCTGATAACGATTATCGCGGTAATCATTATTTCGGCCCCGGGAAAAAAGATTCCCCGAACGGTAAGCATCGTCTTTGTCGGGGATATCTGTTTCGACTGGGGCGTGAAAAAAGTCATCGCTTCGGGATACGACCCGTTTGCGCATACGAAGGGCCTGATTCGCGCGGCGGATGTCTCGATATTCAATCTCGAGACGCCCATTTCGACGGGCGGAGCGAAGGTCGAGAAGACGTACAATTTCCGTTGCCCGCCGGAGGTACTGAAATATATCACCAACGCCGGGTTCGATTGCGCCATGCTCGGCAATAACCATTCTATGGACTACGGCCCCGACGCGCTTGCCGATACGTTGAAAAATGTGCGGAAGTACGGGCTTCTTTACACCGGCGCGGGAATGAACCTGAAGAACGCGGCGCTCCCGATAATAATAGAAACGAACGGCATCGCTATCGGGATACTCTCGTTCGGATATATCAATCCCCCGGAACTCGCGGCGGAGGTCTCGAAGCCGGGAGTCGCGCCCATTAAGACCTCGTTAATGACCGCCGAAGTGAAAAAACTCCGCCCGAAGGTGGATTTCCTGATCGTGTCGATTCACTGGGGCACGGAATATGTGTACTATCCCAATGACTCCCAGACGCTGACGGGGCACGCGCTGATCGACGCGGGCGCGGACCTGGTAGTCGGGCATCATCCGCATATCCTGCAGGGCATCGAGAAATACAAGACGGGGATGATTTTTTACAGTATGGGGAATTTCATGTTCCCGCAGACGGATAACACCAACCTCCGCGCGACGATGCTCGGAACGGTATTGCTGACGGAGAAGCTGAGCACGATGAAGCATCCTCCCTCGCCCGTGTACTCGTTTATCCCGCTGTGGAGGAATATGAAAACCTACGACCCGGAGTTCCCGTCGATAACGACCAATAACCAGATAGTGAAACTGATTACCGGTATATCGAAGGGGTTGAGCGCGAAGACGATGAAATTGGACGAGGCCGTATCGAACGATTACCGGACTTACACTATTGAATGGAAGTAG
- a CDS encoding DUF433 domain-containing protein, translating into MLNDSLSSRIIINPSILAGKPIIRGMRISVEQVLQSLAGALNIPDTLQEYPELELDDIKAVLLYAADLVKEEKVLLLEK; encoded by the coding sequence ATGTTAAACGATTCGCTTTCTTCCAGAATAATAATTAACCCGAGTATTCTTGCCGGTAAACCGATTATCCGGGGAATGAGAATATCCGTGGAACAAGTGTTACAATCATTGGCGGGGGCTTTGAATATCCCGGATACTCTTCAGGAATATCCCGAATTGGAATTAGACGATATTAAGGCGGTTTTATTATATGCGGCGGATTTAGTAAAAGAAGAAAAGGTTTTACTTTTGGAAAAATAA